Proteins encoded in a region of the Paenibacillus sp. E222 genome:
- a CDS encoding pro-sigmaK processing inhibitor BofA family protein: MKSLILGSVLVMSLLGLIIILFRKRIVLSFFTSFGIHLVLAAVGIYVVNYSGWITGAYIPLNPATIGTVSILGLPGVGLLLGLKISLFG; encoded by the coding sequence ATGAAGAGTCTTATATTAGGCAGTGTGCTTGTTATGTCGTTACTAGGGTTGATAATCATCTTGTTTAGAAAACGGATTGTGCTATCCTTCTTTACATCATTCGGGATTCATCTGGTACTGGCTGCGGTGGGGATATATGTTGTTAATTATTCTGGTTGGATCACTGGAGCATACATCCCGCTGAACCCTGCCACAATAGGCACTGTAAGCATTCTAGGACTGCCGGGTGTTGGTTTATTATTGGGTTTGAAAATTTCTTTGTTTGGGTAG
- a CDS encoding DUF2508 family protein, which yields MLKEMEEEQIYSDIQKAKAEWERAVRQFEEAQGQDEIDYAIYVLEAAERKYQIHLKRAKRVGINKAVIGDRGMGM from the coding sequence ATGCTAAAGGAGATGGAAGAGGAACAGATTTATTCAGATATACAGAAAGCCAAGGCAGAGTGGGAACGGGCTGTCAGACAGTTTGAAGAGGCGCAGGGGCAGGATGAGATTGATTATGCGATCTATGTGCTGGAGGCCGCGGAGCGTAAATATCAGATTCATTTGAAGCGTGCTAAACGTGTAGGGATTAATAAGGCAGTTATAGGTGATCGAGGGATGGGCATGTAG
- the recR gene encoding recombination mediator RecR — protein MYYPEPIAKLIDAFTRLPGVGPKTAARLAFHVLNMKEDDVIDFAKALVSVKRNLHYCSVCCNITDTDPCRICQDKSRDVSVICVVQDSKDLVAMERTKEFDGYYHVLQGAISPMEGIGPDDIRLKELLTRLSDERVKELILATNPNIEGEATAMYISRLVRPFEISVTRIAHGLPVGGDLEYADEVTLSKALEGRREMR, from the coding sequence TTGTATTATCCCGAACCGATAGCGAAGCTGATTGATGCTTTCACCCGTTTGCCGGGTGTTGGCCCCAAGACTGCGGCGCGACTAGCTTTTCATGTGCTTAACATGAAGGAAGATGACGTTATTGATTTTGCCAAAGCGCTCGTCAGTGTGAAGCGGAATCTTCATTACTGTTCGGTGTGTTGTAATATTACGGATACTGACCCGTGTCGGATCTGTCAGGATAAATCCAGGGATGTCTCGGTAATCTGTGTCGTTCAGGATTCCAAAGATTTGGTGGCTATGGAGCGTACCAAGGAATTTGACGGATACTATCATGTGCTGCAGGGTGCAATCTCTCCTATGGAGGGGATAGGTCCGGATGATATCCGTCTGAAGGAACTATTGACCCGTTTAAGCGATGAGCGAGTTAAAGAACTGATTCTGGCTACAAATCCGAATATCGAAGGTGAGGCCACGGCGATGTATATTTCTCGTCTGGTCCGTCCGTTTGAGATCTCGGTGACTCGGATTGCCCATGGATTGCCTGTTGGGGGCGACCTGGAGTATGCGGATGAAGTGACTCTTTCCAAGGCGCTGGAAGGGCGCAGGGAAATGAGATAG
- a CDS encoding YbaB/EbfC family nucleoid-associated protein has protein sequence MNNMNQMMKQVKKMQEQMLKAQEELADKTVQGTSGGGVVTAEVNGHKKLLAITIKPEAVDPEDVEMLQDLVMTAVNDAMTKADEIANQDMGKFTGGMKIPGLF, from the coding sequence ATGAACAACATGAACCAAATGATGAAACAAGTGAAGAAAATGCAGGAGCAAATGCTGAAGGCACAGGAGGAACTGGCGGACAAAACAGTCCAAGGTACTTCTGGTGGCGGTGTTGTAACTGCTGAAGTTAACGGACATAAGAAATTGCTGGCGATCACTATCAAGCCAGAAGCGGTTGATCCAGAAGATGTAGAAATGCTGCAGGATCTGGTTATGACAGCAGTCAATGACGCAATGACCAAAGCGGATGAAATTGCGAACCAGGATATGGGTAAATTCACAGGCGGTATGAAAATTCCGGGATTATTTTAA
- the dnaX gene encoding DNA polymerase III subunit gamma/tau, translated as MEHIALYRAWRPQSFQDMVGQQHIIQTLQNAIREQRTSHAYLFSGPRGTGKTSAAKILAKAVNCERGPAPEPCNECEACRRITTGAVMDVQEIDAASNRGVEEIRDLREKVKYAPTEVRQKVYIIDEVHMLTTEAFNALLKTLEEPPPHVMFILATTEPHRLPATIISRCQRFDFRRVSLEEQTARLTLICEQEGMEADQDALQYIARLSDGGMRDALSVLDQISSFTDGRVTYQQVMDMTGGIPSEQFAKLAASLLKGDVGHILQMIEGFMHEGKSADKCMENLLYYFRDLLMIKMVPDADKLTDRVLNPESFRDMAESFTKEQLFQMIDTLNRYQSEMKYAVQPQTLFEVALLKLCSIPAQGASSGQMADSAGAAPAVSAPVDGGEINRLKQQLAELEKKLDRALKSGLSGGEAASSAPSRPATRAPVSRGNSPAKLPAQLDQYVARKGSPEFTEVSKKWGQILQRVKEEKVTVHAWFMDGEPVSVLEDNVLVAFKNNIHRETTEKQANREVIERVLSEQLGRSARLVTMMLKDWTGAMEGAAETPKEDFKLEPEHEDGGSGNKQPWIDEAIQLFGEDLVVIKE; from the coding sequence ATGGAGCATATCGCGTTATACCGGGCTTGGCGTCCCCAGTCGTTTCAAGATATGGTGGGACAACAGCATATTATTCAGACCTTGCAGAACGCGATTCGTGAACAGCGGACTTCCCATGCCTACTTGTTTAGCGGGCCCAGAGGAACAGGGAAGACGAGTGCCGCCAAGATTTTGGCCAAAGCTGTAAACTGCGAACGCGGGCCTGCGCCTGAGCCTTGTAACGAGTGTGAAGCTTGCCGCAGGATTACGACTGGCGCTGTGATGGATGTGCAGGAAATTGATGCCGCATCCAACCGTGGCGTTGAAGAAATCCGCGATCTTCGGGAAAAGGTGAAATACGCCCCGACTGAAGTCCGGCAGAAAGTGTATATTATTGACGAAGTGCACATGCTGACGACAGAGGCATTCAATGCGCTGCTCAAAACATTGGAAGAGCCTCCGCCACATGTGATGTTTATTTTGGCAACGACAGAACCCCATCGTCTTCCGGCAACAATTATTTCTCGCTGTCAGCGATTTGATTTTCGCAGAGTGTCTCTGGAAGAACAGACAGCACGACTTACGCTGATCTGTGAACAGGAAGGCATGGAAGCCGATCAGGACGCACTCCAGTATATTGCCCGTCTGTCTGACGGGGGAATGAGGGACGCACTCAGTGTCCTGGATCAGATCTCTTCCTTTACAGATGGAAGGGTGACCTATCAGCAGGTTATGGATATGACCGGAGGCATTCCTTCCGAACAGTTTGCAAAGTTGGCTGCTTCTCTGCTCAAGGGCGATGTAGGTCATATTTTGCAGATGATCGAAGGGTTCATGCATGAAGGTAAGAGTGCGGACAAGTGCATGGAAAATTTGCTTTATTATTTCCGTGATTTGCTTATGATTAAGATGGTGCCGGATGCCGATAAACTGACGGATCGGGTACTTAACCCCGAGTCGTTCCGTGATATGGCGGAATCATTCACCAAGGAACAGCTGTTCCAGATGATTGATACACTTAACCGGTACCAGAGTGAGATGAAATATGCAGTACAGCCGCAGACGCTGTTTGAAGTAGCTCTCCTTAAACTGTGCAGTATTCCTGCTCAAGGGGCGTCATCGGGTCAGATGGCGGATTCGGCCGGCGCTGCTCCTGCTGTATCCGCGCCAGTGGATGGCGGGGAGATCAACCGACTGAAGCAACAGCTTGCTGAACTGGAGAAAAAGCTGGATCGTGCGCTTAAGAGCGGTTTGTCTGGGGGAGAGGCTGCATCAAGTGCTCCTTCACGCCCGGCAACACGAGCTCCGGTGTCGAGAGGCAATTCGCCAGCGAAGTTACCTGCACAGCTTGATCAGTATGTTGCACGTAAGGGATCTCCTGAGTTTACGGAGGTTAGCAAGAAGTGGGGGCAGATCCTGCAGCGCGTCAAAGAAGAGAAAGTAACCGTTCACGCCTGGTTTATGGATGGTGAACCTGTATCGGTGCTGGAAGACAATGTTCTGGTGGCGTTTAAGAACAACATCCACCGTGAAACTACGGAGAAGCAGGCTAATCGCGAAGTGATTGAACGGGTGCTGTCTGAACAGCTTGGACGTTCAGCGCGTCTTGTGACGATGATGCTCAAAGATTGGACTGGAGCGATGGAAGGAGCTGCTGAAACGCCAAAGGAGGACTTTAAGCTTGAACCTGAGCATGAAGACGGCGGTTCAGGCAACAAGCAGCCTTGGATTGATGAAGCCATCCAGCTCTTTGGTGAGGACCTTGTAGTGATCAAAGAATAG
- the rpmE gene encoding 50S ribosomal protein L31, translating to MKAAIHPKYTIGQVSCACGNTFETGSVKDGLRVEICSACHPFFTGKQKFIDAGGRVDRFKKKYGI from the coding sequence ATGAAAGCAGCAATTCATCCTAAATACACGATTGGTCAAGTATCTTGCGCTTGCGGGAATACTTTTGAGACTGGTTCGGTTAAAGACGGACTTCGTGTAGAGATTTGCTCCGCGTGCCACCCGTTCTTCACCGGTAAACAGAAGTTTATCGATGCTGGCGGCCGTGTTGATCGTTTCAAGAAAAAATACGGAATCTAA